One genomic region from Mangifera indica cultivar Alphonso chromosome 17, CATAS_Mindica_2.1, whole genome shotgun sequence encodes:
- the LOC123200754 gene encoding cytokinin dehydrogenase 7, whose protein sequence is MIACLERFVPENEVESREAVEASVMCKTLDLQGTIESPAAADRDFGGLYSRRPLAVIRPSGADDVARVIAASLSTTLTVAARGNGHSINGQAMVDRGLIINMRSTENNHFKLRKINDSTYVDVSGGALWEDVLKRCVEEYGMAPRSWTDYLGLTVGGTLSNAGVSGQTFRYGPQTANIAELEVVTGRGEVVICSEKKNSELFFSVLGGLGQFGIITRARVLVQSAPDMVRWIRVVYSEFDEFTRDAEFLVTRQSGGESFDYVEGFVFVNSDDPVNGWPSVSLNPNQRFDSAHLPGNSDSVLYCLELALHYNNSDKPSAVDTVVKRFLGQLGFIKKLKFQVDLSYVDFLLRVKRAEEQAKANGNWESPHPWLNMFVAKADIKEFDEEIFKKILTNGVGGPMLIYPLLRSKWDNRTSEVIPNEDIFYIIALLRFTSPAPSGLEVDKLVSQNRQIVDHCSRNRFDYKLYMPNYKTQEEWKEHFGGKWERFVQMKACYDPMAILAPGQKIFGRMRNSSCNS, encoded by the exons ATGATAGCTTGTCTTGAGAGATTCGTTCCCGAGAACGAGGTCGAATCCAGAGAAGCCGTTGAGGCTTCAGTTATGTGCAAGACCCTTGACCTCCAAGGCACTATCGAGAGTCCGGCCGCCGCCGATAGAGATTTTGGAGGACTGTACTCTCGTAGACCGCTAGCTGTAATTAGACCATCGGGTGCCGATGACGTGGCGAGGGTAATCGCGGCTTCACTGTCAACGACTCTGACGGTAGCAGCAAGGGGAAACGGCCACTCAATCAACGGCCAGGCGATGGTCGACCGTGGGCTTATCATAAATATGCGTTCCACTGAGAACAACCACTTTAAATTACGCAAAATTAATGATTCAACCTATGTGGATGTGTCTGGAGGGGCATTATGGGAAGATGTCCTAAAACGCTGCGTTGAAGAGTATGGTATGGCTCCGAGGTCGTGGACAGATTATCTGGGTTTAACGGTGGGGGGAACTCTATCTAACGCTGGCGTTAGTGGACAGACCTTCCGTTACGGCCCACAAACGGCGAACATTGCCGAGCTAGAGGTGGTAACTGGAAGGGGCGAAGTTGTAATTTGCTCAGAAAAGAAAAACTCCGAATTGTTCTTCAGTGTCCTTGGCGGCCTTGGTCAGTTCGGCATCATAACCAGAGCTCGAGTTCTGGTACAGTCAGCACCGGATATG GTGAGATGGATAAGGGTGGTGTATTCCGAGTTCGATGAGTTTACTCGGGACGCTGAGTTCCTGGTGACTCGTCAAAGCGGTGGCGAGTCGTTTGACTACGTGGAAGGCTTCGTATTCGTGAACAGTGATGATCCGGTTAACGGATGGCCTTCTGTGTCACTGAACCCGAACCAACGGTTCGACTCGGCTCACTTACCCGGAAACTCTGACTCAGTTCTCTACTGCCTTGAACTCGCTCTTCATTACAACAACAGCGACAAGCCTTCCGCAGTTGATACG GTGGTGAAGAGATTTCTTGGACAGCTAGGATTTATCAAGAAGCTGAAATTCCAAGTGGACCTGAGCTACGTGGATTTTCTCCTGCGTGTAAAGCGTGCAGAGGAACAGGCAAAAGCCAATGGAAACTGGGAGTCTCCTCACCCTTGGTTGAACATGTTCGTTGCAAAAGCAGACATAAAAGAAtttgacgaagagatcttcaagAAGATCTTGACCAATGGTGTCGGTGGGCCCATGCTAATTTACCCTCTTCTACGAAGCAA GTGGGATAATCGTACATCGGAGGTGATACCAAATGAAGATATCTTCTACATCATTGCATTGCTCCGATTTACTTCACCCGCACCGAGCGGTCTAGAAGTTGACAAATTGGTGTCACAAAACCGTCAAATTGTTGATCATTGCAGCCGGAACAGATTCGATTACAAGTTATATATGCCTAACTACAAAACACAAGAGGAATGGAAGGAACATTTTGGAGGTAAATGGGAACGATTTGTCCAGATGAAGGCATGCTATGATCCAATGGCTATTCTTGCCCCTGGACAGAAAATATTTGGAAGGATGCGTAATAGTTCATGTAATTCGTAG